From a single Equus asinus isolate D_3611 breed Donkey chromosome 2, EquAss-T2T_v2, whole genome shotgun sequence genomic region:
- the LOC106833345 gene encoding olfactory receptor 11H4-like has protein sequence MNNCSSSVSKFILLGFPYAWEIQILLFSIFSGTYILTLIGNLCIICAVRWDHQLQTPMYILLANFSFLEIWFITSTVPTMLANFLSENTTISFSGCFLQSYFFFSMGTTETFFLSAMAFDRYLAICRPLHYPTVMTVQRCIRIGACCWVCGFLYFLLPVYLISQLPFCCLNKIDHFLCDPDLLIKLSCVPAPTTEILCAIYNSVLIFSTLLFITSSYILVIKAVLRVTSAEGGHKAFSTCGSHLAVVSLFYGSIMVVYVSPTAGNPAEIQKIMSLFYSVITPLFNPLIYSLRNKEMKVALRKLFRTLLFSQRHRRNV, from the coding sequence ATGAATAATTGCTCCAGCTCTGTGAGTAAATTCATCCTTTTAGGCTTCCCTTATGCCTGGGAAATTCAGATCCTCCTCTTTTCAATCTTCTCTGGGACGTATATTCTGACACTAATTGGAAACCTGTGCATTATCTGTGCAGTAAGGTGGGACCATCAACTACAAACTCCAATGTACATCCTGCTGGCAAATTTTTCCTTCCTGGAGATCTGGTTTATCACCTCCACTGTCCCTACCATGCTAGCCAACTTTCTCTCTGAGAACACCACCAtctctttctctggctgcttcctTCAGTCTTACTTCTTCTTCTCCATGGGCACCACTGAGACCTTCTTCTTGTCTGCCATGGCCTTTGACAGGTACCTTGCTATCTGCAGGCCCCTGCACTACCCCACTGTCATGACAGTTCAACGCTGCATCAGAATAGGAGCCTGCTGCTGGGTGTGTGGCTTCTTGTACTTCCTCTTGCCTGTTTACCTAATCTCTCAACTCCCGTTTTGTTGTCTCAATAAAATTGATCACTTCCTTTGTGACCCAGATCTCCTAATTAAGCTGTCTTGTGTGCCAGCGCCTACCACTGAGATCCTCTGTGCCATCTATAACTCAGTCCTCATTTTCTCCACCTTACTTTTCATTACAAGCTCCTACATCCTGGTAATTAAAGCTGTGCTCAGAGTCACCTCAGCAGAAGGCGGGCATAAGGCCTTCTCCACATGTGGTTCTCATCTGGCAGTTGTGTCCTTATTCTATGGCTCTATCATGGTTGTATATGTGAGTCCAACAGCAGGCAATCCAGCTGAGATCCAGAAAATTATGAGTTTGTTCTATTCTGTGATTACTCCACTTTTCAACCCCTTGATCTACAGTCTCCGGAATAAGGAAATGAAGGTAGCTCTGAGAAAATTATTCAGAACCCTGCTATTTAGTCAGAGGcacagaagaaatgtttga